CCGATATACAGATACATTGGCGGACGCCGGAGACGATGCGATCAAAGCGCTGCGCTCCGTAATTTTGCGCTGTATACGTCGCCATCGCCATACCGAAGCTCATCATCGGCATCATGGCAATCGCATCCACCTTCATGGACGCCGCGTAGGACGCGACCGCGACCGGACCGAGTCCGTTGAGCGCCCACTGCATGAAGAGCGCACCGATGGCGATCAGCGTCGATTGAAATCCCATGGGCAGTCCAATTTTCAAATGCTCCATGATGATCCTGCGGTCGAGCCGAAAGTCGGAAAGGCGCACGCGCAGCATGGGAAAGTGGCGGTAAATATAGTACTGTCCGTGGAGAATCGCCGCGAACTGCGCCACGAGGATCGCCGCGGCCGCCCCCACCACGCCCCATCCGAAAACAAGGAGAAAGATCATCTCCACGATGATATTGACCACGAGCCCCGTCGACAGAATGATGGTGGGATGCTTGCTGTCACCAAGCGCTCGTATCAGATTCTGCGTCATGGTGAACACCATGAGGATGGGGATGCCGGCAAAGATCACCTGTATGAACGCGCGCGCATCGTCGTATATGTCCGCCGGCGTATTGAGCACCGTCAGAAACGTATCCAACAGCAAGAGACTCACGGCGAGCAGCACGATGCCTGCGGCAAAGGACAGAAAAAAACAGGCCGCCGCACTCCGGCGCACGCCCGCCTCATCCTTCGCCCCGAATCGCTGCCCCGTGCAGATGGAGAGCCCCGCGGAAAACCCCATGACAAAACCGACGG
This portion of the Selenomonas sp. TAMA-11512 genome encodes:
- a CDS encoding MATE family efflux transporter; this encodes MTKDMTAGSPARLILLFALPLIAGNIFQQLYGFVDTLLVGRLLGVEALAAVGSTGGLMFLSVGFVMGFSAGLSICTGQRFGAKDEAGVRRSAAACFFLSFAAGIVLLAVSLLLLDTFLTVLNTPADIYDDARAFIQVIFAGIPILMVFTMTQNLIRALGDSKHPTIILSTGLVVNIIVEMIFLLVFGWGVVGAAAAILVAQFAAILHGQYYIYRHFPMLRVRLSDFRLDRRIIMEHLKIGLPMGFQSTLIAIGALFMQWALNGLGPVAVASYAASMKVDAIAMMPMMSFGMAMATYTAQNYGAQRFDRIVSGVRQCICISVGFAVVTGLLNALFGKDLIAVFVAGDAHALEVIDYGQTYLVIQGSCYWVLALLFIYRYTLQGLGYTFAPTFAGVMELVMRGVAAFFLVQAFQFVGASWASPLAWIGSCVPLLIAYYRVERLLLKRAEREERLARRRSDAGAE